In Gadus morhua chromosome 2, gadMor3.0, whole genome shotgun sequence, the DNA window attcttctcattttaattctcttatcaacatggtgaagtgcatcggcttgccttgtgcaaatgattttttattgataacaacattggcatatacactgatcaaaacaggacgatacaaaaaaagagcctatagtgcaattaaacgactgctttgaacaaatgtcatttgaacatagcagtcaggctactgcttctttgttttgagccaaagaaaaaaaaaaaaaaaaaaaagatttttttttttttaataaaataattgcgttaatcgcgcgataaaaaatttaacgccgttaattttggtttgcgttaacgccgttaataacgcgtttaactgacagctctagttttatcacaatcaaatactcatcaatcctaaaaattatcggcatgtacacgatgtctgtttCAAGAAaatgtggctaggtagatgagagacgcaaagtgtatgcgcgaggtacacaagcaacattatgcatgcgcccttaaaatagcatctgaacaatgcgccactgactttaaaccaggtatttcctggtttgtggcgcaagtggtttctgaaactgcaaaatagcatcagggaacgtttgcgccagaacatgCCTCCTCCTTTcaccgaaccgccccttggggcgcaagatcattccctaatttacagacGTGTGACGCAGGAGggaaagaacgctctgcgccagttgcagaAGAGCAACGTCACATGCGCAGGGATTAtttcaattgcgccggatgcaagaaaGGGCCCCCCATCTCTGTTTGGCATGGAAGGCCTGCTGAATACTCCTCCTCTACAGGCCGACAAAGGATGGACAGGCGCTGTCGGGGAtaaagggaagaaaaaaagtCAGTAAAAGATGGAGGATGAGTAACCAGTAGAAGAAGACATCATTAATTACATTGGTTGGACACTGGTCCTCACCCAAAGCGGGCAGTACAATCAGGGCTAAGGGCAGGGAATTACATTTCTTAACACGTCAGACCTTGGCCCAGCTGGTCTCATATTTTGAATTAAAATATGGTTGCAGCCACACGCGAGCCAGATGAAATTAATAAATGACATTCGTAATCTTTTCACTCTTTCCGAAACCGTTCAGAAGTAAAGCAAAAACATCTCTTTCAGCAATCAACATAAGTtaatattttatgtatattatatttcaGACCAGATTTTTTCGATTTCTGTCGATTGTTTGAAATGATGCATGGCAGCTCTCCTTGCATCACTATGAACTAATACTCAATCCCCTAGCACTGATTGGTCAATCCAGTTTCTGAAATTGGTTTCAATGGGAGTAAGGCCAGATTAAAATATGCTCAGGATGCTCTCACAATCCCCCAACCAACCCAGgaaaaaacaaataaggccattGCATGTTGTGTTACAGGCTACAGTCACTTACCTCGCGCAGGCTACCCTTTGTGCGACATATGTTCAGTATCGCCCATAGAGGGATCATGAAGACCGAGGAAAAAGCCATGACCCATCCCAGACCATAGGCCCAGCCGGGGAACTCGTGGCCCCGGTTGGAGGTCAGCGGTTCGCTTTCCACAGTATAGTGAATGAAGCTAGCCTGAGGAGGAAAGCGTCTTAGTTTATTATGAACCCCAAAAAGATATCGTTACAACTCTGTTTATCAATACTGCGTCCAAACTGAAGCTAGTAGTTGCGAGACTGATAAATATTCAATTGTGATGCAGTCAACTATGCGGATTGTAAGCAAGTATGGTTGGCCAGTGTTACATATTATTGAAAAAAAGCATTTGCATTTTACAGTGCCATGCGAAATTGTAGAGTTTGAGTTTATCATTTCAACTTTTGAGGAGGGATGTTAATTGCAAATAAGTCATGAGCTAATTCTGTGGCAACAATCGTACTTTGTTTTCTTGCATTTCATTATCTACTGTTATTGTAGATTATGGTGATAAATGTTGACTTTCAAATTACCCTCGCTTTGAGACTCTGTCCATTAGAGCTTTCAGCTTGGTTTCCAAAATACATTTATACAACTATTTctgcaaaataaaatgtatttatgatAATGCAATACATGTTCAGCCTGTTCATTGATCATATCATCAATCATCACAGTCCCTGAAATAGCCAGGTAGGCTGAGGCTTCTGACCCTGCCTTACTTGTGATGAGTTAATATCACAGAATGTTATTTAATAGCAGTCTTTTGTTTAGGCTTATTGTTGTGGGTTTTGCTTGTCTCCTGAAGGTCAGTGTACAACGTGTGAATTTTAACTTGATTAGATAGAGTATATTATGTCTGGTGATAGCGTGGTTGACAAAAACAGACATCAAAAAGTAAACAAGGGGCTTCATTCAAAATCGTGAGAACAAAAGTCCAGCGTAAAGTGTCTTATGACCGAGTTCCGGCTATCAAATCTGTAGTCTCCAGAATAAGCCCGCAGCCACTGCCTCTGCAGCCGATTGGATAAAGCCTGCTTCTCTGCAGGGAGCCACCAGGAATGATTCAGGGGTGCTTCTTACCAGGCAGAGCAGGGGAGTGATGTAGAGCCAGCAGTATTTGAAGAGAATGCAAGGCCTCTGTCCACCCATGTCTTTGATGGCGTCACACATTCTGTCAGCACCTGTCGAAACAGAATATTTGTTTTCATGAAATCTTTGAAACGCTCTATGCTCAGATGATGACGGTGACTATGATGTCGATGGGACGGTTTGCCTTTGCAactttttctgtttattttatttggtaCTTTGGTTAGAGGCCAAGTGCCATGCAGCCAGGTTTCTCTCCTGGCGAGAATGATTAGTAAGTCAGTTTGTCTAATTTGTCATTTGTATGTAGGGGTTTAAATCTCATCACAAGGATGCACACTCAAAAATTCCACCCTACACATTGAATGcccatattaaaaaatatatatatttcatatacGATCTGAGTGGAAGACCCTCAGGTATTTGAATACAGTCAACAAACTATTGTGGGGGAGGAAATTAGTTTTGTGTGAGAGCACTTGTGGGGCCCAATGTTGCTGTACAGAATGTGGCCGTGCAGCAGATTCACTCAAGAACTGATAGAAAAAAAGCTGAAAAGTCGAGTCCCACCACTGGATGAAAAGCATGACGAAGAAGGCAGGATGACACAAGGTAAGCTCACTGGTTGGCTTGAACTGCTGAGCCTAGTGTCAATAAATATCTTCAAATAATTGAGAAGGAACCGCCTATTTTAGCTGTCCATGTCTTTCATCCTGAGACCCAGCTGTTACTTTGTGGTTACTATGACTTCATTATTATTTATCGTGCAAAATGTAATGTTGATTGTGGCCGGTCTGAAACGTAATGTTAATGACTGTTGCTGCCTGCCTTGCCCAGGCCCCTTCTTCAAAAAAGATTTTTAATCTCAGTGGAGGTATTCCTCAATggttaaacaaaaataagtgaTTGCAGTTTAGCCAGGTAGGTGAAACAGACCGAAGGCCCAGCCCACAGCGACACACTCAGCCAGGGCCACGCAGAGCTGACACGCTCCGTTGCCGCCATAGTAGTCCAGAAGCTGGAACACATAGATTCCTCCCTGGAGAAAAAAAaccaaatatgtattatttttaacACAGAGTCCGAGAGATGTCTTTGGGTGCGCTCTGATTTATACCCGAGCCGattggttgtgtgtttttttctgttcatTGACTTGTTGATTGATAGAGTAATAGACCACTTTCACAGATTGCCGGACAAACACAGACGCTGTAATAAGACGTTGTAATGTTATAACACAAATTATGTGTCTGCTCCTTCTGTGTTCAGCACCAGGGCACGGGTAGTAGACGTGTCTTCAGTAGTTTAGTCTACCACTTACGCCCTGGTGCTTAAAAGGAGCAAATCCATAATTATTGCTATGAGGGACACATGTGTCTTGCCCTACACTAAACCCTCTGTGAAACGGTTACATGAATTGTCCGTGCCTCTGTGACGAGCAAGATCTGCACGAGGAAGGAGACGAGACAGAAAACGGCGAGGAACATTTCCCTGCGCCACGGCTGCCTCATCTGCCTGGGGAACAGGTCGCTGACGCTGGACACAATGGTCTCCAGGCCGGCAAActgagagatgggagggaggtCACGTCAGCAGGGCAGCATATTACAACAGCAGTTCGAACTGCAATTTGAATAACGTTTATATTAACTAAATGGCTGTAGTTGCAGGGTTTGAAGCTCTCGTTCTCACCAGTGTGTCCAGGCCCAGCATGATGAGCATGATGAAGAAGCAGACCGCCCACAACTGAGGAACAGGCATCATAGCCACAGCTTGGGGAAACGCTATGAACGCTAAACCAGGGCCTGCAGATGCACATTAGGATTGACTGTGTTTAGCAGGGACTGGCTATGCATGCCATGAATGAAAACCAAACAGATTGTGTACCAGATTCCACCACATTGTCCATGGTGACATCCTGTTGATGTGCCATGAATCCAAGGATAGAGAAGACGGCAAACCCAGCAACGAAACTGGTGGCGCTGTTCAGAGCACAGAGCCAAAGACTGTCCCTAGCAAAaagaacacaaaacacaaagtcCATACTATGAAGGGACAATATAGGTGCCATCTGCAGTGGCACCTTCGAGACCTTGTCTTCCCACATTAATCAGATTTCATGTGATGTAGTTGCAGTAGTGTTTTGaggtaggttgttttttttcgggGGGAGGCAAATCTGCCTCAAGTACCTATGACCGAGTCGTGGCATCAAAATTGGCGTGGCCTGTGACTAAAATGACCACAGTTCCTAGATGGATTATTTGATTTGAGCGAGACCAACTTTTTGACTTTTGGGGTCGAAGGTTCTAACTGCTCAAGTAAGATGAAGTCGATTGACAAAACAACATGGCGGCCAGAGGAAAAAGAAATAATGCAGAAGTGGAGTGGAGTGCATACACATCTCAACGGGGGGGATTGTGAGTTTCATCTTACTTGTAACAGTTGTTATTCTTCTTGTTGTAGCTCCCCAGGGTGTTGATGGTGCCTGCAGCCACACCGTAGGAGTAGAACACCTGGGTTCCAGCCTCGATCCACACCTGATGCACCAAAGCCACGCATTTGCTGTTACACGTGTATTTTCAGCGATATCCGATTCATATTCGGTCGCTCATGTTAATGCCGGGGTGTTGTGTTCACTACTGCATTGAGTCAATCATACAGTTATGGTCAGTTGAATTGTACAGCTTCTAGGTGGCGTAATAAAACAGAGGGATAGAggcgagaggaggggaagaggaatgTAATGTATGTTGATACTAGTGGTGGATTGAATGATTCAATCCGTGACCCAGTttgcgtgattcagttcgccaagaggagtcgttcgcgactCCTCTTGAGTcgctccactgagtctgactgactcagctgagaaccgtgcaatggcgtgcattccatgatgcgattcaccgctaccggaaaccaggctgaacgaacatacgattcgcgaacgactcagCCGAGTTTCcagtgaatcgattcaccgggaactcgactgaactgggaggagtcgttcgcgaatcagcctagtttccggtagcggtgaatcgcatcatggaatgcacgccattgcacggttatcagctgagtcagtcagactcagtgctaccagaaactcgactgaactgggaggagtcgttcgcgaatcgtttgttcattcagcctggtttccggtagaggtaaatcgcatcatggaatgcacgccattgcacggttctcagctgagtcagtcagactcagtggagttagtgctaccggaaactcgttcgttcgttcagttgAGTTTctggtgaatcgaatggtgaacgagacgaacgaaccgaaccggttagttcgtcctaaagactcgttcattcgaaccggttcgcgaatgaacgagccaacactagttGATATAAGAACGGAGATAAAGAGATGGCTGGAAAGTAACGCGTTCGTGTTGGTTATTACTACACCCAACATAACACGGGGGCGTGTTTGTTTGGAATACCATCcttagatcacccgtcgacgccattttgtttttaaaactcgataggtagattgacgaacacagattttgtgacatccgtcattaacacacaagctctgtgtttgccaatctacttatcgagtcttaaaaacaaaatggcgtcgacgggtgatctacggatggtattgtgtgtataaaatgtcctttttaataaacaatctgtacactaacaaagttctcaatgcctcattttatatgttaagacccttattatactaccaaagaagtgtcgggctacttttagccttttaagtggtttaaaatagcgatttagtttttaccataaccagtgcCCCCATCGTTTATagtgttttgatagaatcggctaaaaacagccaatcGAAGAAAGCGTCtctatatgcgttttttgtgctcaaaaacaaacgtttcaactcgctcatacaaaacatatcccaaatgtATTTTACACCGGAATGACCCTTTAACAGATAACACATGACAAACTCCATCAAAGCAGGAGGAGTTATGTAAGCTGATACCGTTTGTACCACCGTTACCAAGCTATCATCAAAAATGATGAGATATTTGTAGTTTTCCTTGGTTTAACCGACTCAATCGGCTGAACATCAAACATTCTGAACAATACTTTGAGGATGTGGCTTTTGGGTTATCCAGGATAGATGTGTAGTTGTAGTTAGCTATTTTTAATGTACGTGTTCAACCATGCTGGGGTGTTAGAGCAGTGGGTACCTGCAGGCGTGTGAGACGGGTGAAGTCTGGCCTCAGGTAGTAGACCACCCCCTGCCAAGCTCCGGGTAGAGTCAAGCCCCGGACCAGCAGGATGGCCAGCATCACGTAGGGGAACACCGCCGTGACAtacacaacctacacacacacgcacactctcacacacatgcagacacacacgtacacacacacagacaaacatatacacacatacagacgcacacacacacacatgcttgcatgcacacaaacacatgcatacacacacacacacacacacacaccacatgcacgcacacacacaatagtggAAAAAACCGAAACTGAATACCCACAATATTGGGGGTATTCAGCAAGCATAGGCATCTACAATAGTGTGTCATGTATGTGTACTTGTAACAACAAATATCAACGTAGTAGTTTGTCACGTATGCATGACATACAAACTGGTGTTCAGTGCACTAGCTGGCTGGAATAAGAACGAGGATGTTGGACTGACCTTTCCAGTGGACTTGACTCCCTTCCATATGCAGAAGTAGCAGGCCAACCAGCAGGCCAGGAGACAGGCGCACAGCTCCCACTGGACGGACCCCAACTCCTCGATCCCCCCGGACATGGAGAGCACACGCCTCCTGAAGGCGGCAAGGAAATCGGGGCATTCAGACGCCGGCATCTGGTTCACCATCAATGATTATGGAGCACTCGCATTGCAATATAATGCAATGGATAATGCATATCCGTGCAAGAATGGACACTATGGTTACACATTCACGCTCCCCTGTCAGAGGATATAAAGACCAAAAGAGTATTTATTAAGCAAGTATACATCATTATTGACTTACTCCCAGAACTCCATCACTGCAGAATTGTTCGGCGCCTTAGATGTCGAGTTGACACCGAATTCAGCGTAGTGTTGGCTGGTCATGTTCGGAGTCGTCAACTCCACACAACCATCTGTTGTGTGTTGAATCATAGTACACTTTTATGTTTTTACATCCTCAGGTGTCCATTTAAACCTACTGACCTGACAGAACTTCCAAAACGTTACTCTGAAGTTGAAAGTAGCTTGAACAGATTGGAATTGATATTATCTCCGATAAATCCACACAGACCTGTGTTCCAGTCGTTGCTGCAAGTGGTCCATGGCAGCACGGAGGCAAAGGAGGAGAGCAGGTAGAAGAGCGAATACGCTAGTATAACCAGATATATTGTTGAATATGTCCGGATCACCATAATGGCATAGCCAACCCCTGAGGAGGGAGCAGATTGCTGTGTTATTCACGGCTACGGCTGAACTACAACGTGATGCAAAACCGACAATACGGTTTAAAGGTGCTTTATTAGATGTAAGAGCTAAAACGTTTGTTTAATTGATTGGTTAAAAAGTGAAAAAAGTACATGATTCCAACACCCAATGATGGATAAactagggagggagcagagagctcCCTCTCTTTACAACACTTCAATCTTACCTATAGCAACTTAAAGGGGTACCAAGTCCCCGGTGATATGGCTGTATTGTGCTTGCTAGCTGTCTGTATAGGTGCAGTATTGATGACTTTATTGCCATTCAATTCTGAATCTGAATTCCCTTGTGAAACTAGTTTTTCCATGTCTCGCGTGAGAAACACTGGGAGTTTAGCGTACCCTCTAGCAGCGGGCATAGCTTCTTCCAGCAGGTGATGGTTCCCTCCTGGGTGAACTGGCCCAGCGCGTTCTCCATCAAGAAAAGGGGAACACCAGACAGAAGAGCTAACACACAGTAAGGCAGCAAGAACACACCTGTGAAGTAAAGAAACAGGAACCTTTTACACTGGGAAGAACTAATACTGGCACCATACTCATCATCCCTTGTAAACATGTCATGTTTAGGGCTACATGCAAAAATTGTTGGGAGtttcagaattctgagataaagtcagaattcagaATTATTTTATTCTCTCTTTTCCGACTTTAAACtcagagaaagaaaaagcaCATTTGGCCCTAATACTCTTCCATAGTATCGCCAGCTACTACTTTTATAATTTAAATACCTATATTTTAAATATCCAACTATAAAACTTTACATTTCAAAATTGAAGTCAATCGGAGGACGGTGAATTAACGTCAACTACTTCAGACTTCGCAACTTGGTAaattcttaaaggggacattttatgaaaaaaaaacacttttcctgggtTTTGGGGTGAGCTCCACATGCGtgctctggtgctcccacatgcgtacaaactttgaaaaaggtCTGTGCATCATTTTCTGactgagatatgcatttcttaaagtaccccgcctacagttaccaaacgagcgagtcagtttcggcgccccctcctacgtaggaataGCCTGGCGTGCaacgcccacctacctacttccgctcaattttcatttcacttcagtactaggtctgggtctgcttaacATGAATGCGTTCCATGGAAAccagatttctggcggtccaatcagcgaacagagggagtggctgagaacgatgacgtctagttcgcgcgccagtttcagttgtagtcagaggcagacaatggagaaggatacgagagaagctattcggtctgttgtgggatcgctgccgaaaatcgatcaattaaagccggagcaagaacaagctttgctgagtattgttggtggccatgatgcTGTGGTGCTTCTCCCAaccgggttcgggaaaagtttgattttccagctggctccgttagtgttgaaggagccggtcccgtcgcatgacatacgtcacgaccaaacgctatgcaattggttatggcagatccagagtggcactgggcagatccaatcattttaaaacttttACAGACACTCGCTTCCAAGTGAGTGAACCTCtgtcaattgagcagttccagaccttctgtacaaatgaaatgaagtacgatggtctggtaggaccagacTAACGTAGGACGGGGCCGGGGGCACATTTAAATATTACCTCCCACATCCCCCTCCCAtgagagcatagctaagattttgtggccaagcggacgagcgctgggcggagatgtTTGCGCATTTTAGAAGCAGCTCCGGCGTGGGGAGCTCAGCGGAAGCCCTGCAGCTCAGTTCCGGGAGTGCAATCCCCTTCTCAGACAGAGCtgctggactgccgccgaagcttcggcagcagcagctcatttgcttaaaagctacagacaccagaaacagcgcattctgaagggactgaatcAGCGGGGAATAGCGGTTCgcgagattttttttcctaaaagctatttccagcaaacagcttcaaaaacacgttttatggaactcatatactatgtttacttgttgggaaaacaccataatatgtctcctttaactgTTAGatgtctggtttgtgtgtgacatCCCCCATTTAAATGGCTAGAGACCAGGTGCTTGCTACATACACGGGTGTGTGCTTTGGCTAGAAGCACTCAACCATTAGCAAAAAGTGGTAGACTAATTACCACTTaaaagtatttgcaattgagtATACTTTCTGTAAGTACACTAACATACAATTTACATACACTAACGTATAATttacaatacatttaaaataaggGCACTTTTTATGAGTACACGGCAATAccactttaaaggtcccattgcATGATTGGTTTTCTAacagcctgcctatggtcccccagtggctagaaATTACGTTCGGTGTAAATTGAACACTAGGtattctgctccgcctttgaaaaatgaaagctcagatGCTCCGATTTcgaatttggccccatatgttGTCGTAAGGTGGcaaggttacctcccctttctctgccttgcccttccagagaatttggcccgccaatgagacgaTGAGCAACGACCGTGTGAgcgcaacatgtgtgtgtgtgtgtgtgtgtgtgaatatacacacactgcaacGCAAGTGTtgcacacttctttgttatttgagattcataatatcatccagtGGCGCATAAAAGcatttggccgtgataatatattatatagatatctatatattatattatattatttagatatagagctcaagGACTCCCGccagagcacccggagtgttctagaatatttgcaGGACACGGCCAAGAGCTGTGTGCggctccggatgatattatgaatccgagCCAATCCCccgcgatacatccactgtaaacacttgcgcatggtaccgtggccgcaagctgcacggggccacacccccaccctccaccttgacccgcctctaagaAACGGCCCGTTTGTGGAAAGCTTGttgtggctgtaattctgcccCAAGGCTGAACGTCTTTAAGTAATGTGTTAGGGGCCAACTAACACCTATATTGACCGAGACTCATCCCACCCAGGACATAACCTGTTTGAACTgttgccctctggcaggcgctacaGGGCAAACAGatcacaaacaaacaggctaaaaaacagtttctaccccagagctgttatttctctaaataatgcagaattataaattattccattatcataccaatctgacctttaaaattggctgacattttaaaatatatacatttgtttgagttctttaacattctatacatattttttaaaaataaccctttttctcatttagtttttgttttaaaaagcattattaacttattttgagagcctctaccccaatttcgcggcactttgtgcaatgacaataaagacattctgattctgaaataaaacaatccataaagtagcatgccatgagACCTTTAAGTGTTGCAGAATTAGCATTTTTATTTTGAGAagttcatgttttctttttaaaagtaCGTGACAATCAGACTTTAAACgaagcacaaaaagtaaaagtatgatTGAAATAAATGATTTGTAATACACCAAAGTACTTTCTGCAAAGGAAAACAGTTGATAACATCGGTGTACACAGATGCCGCTGTGATCTGGGTCAGTCCACAGTTCCACATTCCATTCAggaacaaacaaaggaaaaatGACTGTTCACTGGGACAGGACAAGTTAAAAGAATTAGAACATCCCGTCCATTTACATTAGATTTAGCGATTACATTACGCAGACCCATTTATCAAATCATTAGGTTATACATTTCTAGGTGTTTGTCATCCACCTGTCAATTTGCAGTCTCTATTTCTACACAGGCATGCCTGGCCTGCATATGGGAACTGGAACGACTTTTTAGGCATTCTCTTAATTGCCCAACTTTtggttaatacatttaatattgaGGTAATTCCGGGTATAAGAGCACCACGTTTATCTACAAGATAAAAATAATGCACATTGTGCACTTGTAAACCCAGTTCTGCCATGTGCCTTGTTTTCTGCAGGATGCACTTTTGAAGGAGTTTTCTCCGGGTGAAAGTTACTCACCTCCACCGTTCTTGTAGCAGAGATAGGGGAATCTCCAGACGTTGCCCAGACCGACCATGTTCCCGGCCATAGCCAGAATATACTCGCGCTTGTGCGtccattgctctctctccatcgttaGACTCAAAACAAACACGATAACGAAAGACTGCCCACCAGACTACACAGTGTCCATGTGCCTTGTCCAGGCTGTTTGCAGATTCTTCATGCACAGTAGAACAAGTTATGCAGGTGTTACAAACAGCTTCAACAGCATTGTTAAATTAAAGAGAGATGTATTCGGCAGTCCACTCAACGCGCCCGTCTGTCTGATTGTGGGCGGTACACTGACATTCTCAACTGCTTTACCTGGAGGCGACAGAGGATTTATTTTAGCCCCCTTGACATAAACATAACCCCTGGTCTGTTCATTTCTCCCGAGCTATCCCTACCCGAGGTAACAGCAGCACGAGCGCACCTTCTACTGCACCATCCTTAGCAGTGGGGGAACGGAGGGGCAGGGCTTCAGGGTAGCAGGTGGCATAGTCTACCATCACCAGGAAATACCGAAGGCCCCGGCTAGTCTTAAGGAGATGTCCTACAATTTACAGTGCTAGCCGGCTGAAGGGTACCCCGATTATGGGCATTGGGATTAAAGGGTTTCGGGCCGAGGGGCAGTGTAAG includes these proteins:
- the LOC115532994 gene encoding sodium- and chloride-dependent GABA transporter 3 isoform X2 codes for the protein MEREQWTHKREYILAMAGNMVGLGNVWRFPYLCYKNGGGVFLLPYCVLALLSGVPLFLMENALGQFTQEGTITCWKKLCPLLEGVGYAIMVIRTYSTIYLVILAYSLFYLLSSFASVLPWTTCSNDWNTDGCVELTTPNMTSQHYAEFGVNSTSKAPNNSAVMEFWERRVLSMSGGIEELGSVQWELCACLLACWLACYFCIWKGVKSTGKVVYVTAVFPYVMLAILLVRGLTLPGAWQGVVYYLRPDFTRLTRLQVWIEAGTQVFYSYGVAAGTINTLGSYNKKNNNCYKDSLWLCALNSATSFVAGFAVFSILGFMAHQQDVTMDNVVESGPGLAFIAFPQAVAMMPVPQLWAVCFFIMLIMLGLDTLGGIYVFQLLDYYGGNGACQLCVALAECVAVGWAFGADRMCDAIKDMGGQRPCILFKYCWLYITPLLCLASFIHYTVESEPLTSNRGHEFPGWAYGLGWVMAFSSVFMIPLWAILNICRTKGSLRERLSILCRPVEEEYSAGLPCQTEMGGPFLHPAQLK
- the LOC115532994 gene encoding sodium- and chloride-dependent betaine transporter isoform X1, producing the protein MEREQWTHKREYILAMAGNMVGLGNVWRFPYLCYKNGGGVFLLPYCVLALLSGVPLFLMENALGQFTQEGTITCWKKLCPLLEGVGYAIMVIRTYSTIYLVILAYSLFYLLSSFASVLPWTTCSNDWNTDGCVELTTPNMTSQHYAEFGVNSTSKAPNNSAVMEFWERRVLSMSGGIEELGSVQWELCACLLACWLACYFCIWKGVKSTGKVVYVTAVFPYVMLAILLVRGLTLPGAWQGVVYYLRPDFTRLTRLQVWIEAGTQVFYSYGVAAGTINTLGSYNKKNNNCYKDSLWLCALNSATSFVAGFAVFSILGFMAHQQDVTMDNVVESGPGLAFIAFPQAVAMMPVPQLWAVCFFIMLIMLGLDTLFAGLETIVSSVSDLFPRQMRQPWRREMFLAVFCLVSFLVQILLVTEGGIYVFQLLDYYGGNGACQLCVALAECVAVGWAFGADRMCDAIKDMGGQRPCILFKYCWLYITPLLCLASFIHYTVESEPLTSNRGHEFPGWAYGLGWVMAFSSVFMIPLWAILNICRTKGSLRERLSILCRPVEEEYSAGLPCQTEMGGPFLHPAQLK